One window from the genome of Spirochaetota bacterium encodes:
- a CDS encoding FAD-dependent oxidoreductase, which translates to MAAAVGLSIASRLFYVWEDPKIVEVEEALLGANCGGCGYAGCSAAAVAIVSGEASANVCIAGGPDIANRVAEIMGVTVEIGEPELAKMYCLGGERAEDRFTYNGINDCRAAYLYAGGDKECEVGCLGFGNCIKVCQFGAIEMGKLGVPVFNPDKCVSCGSCVKTCPKGIISLVQTSTKLLHLNTNDECLAPCRQRCPAQIDIPSYIDAIRYGDYEKAVQVLKERNPLILTCGRICPHPCEDWCRRGESGQDDPVAINMLKRFVADWEMKSGKRIEISLAPNTGHKIAVIGGGPAGLSCAYFLRRLGHDITIFESMPNLGGMLRYGIPEYRLPKAILDWEIKGILDLGIEARTNARFGEDFDTGFLLSSGYKAIFLAAGAWISSDMRCEGEDMEGVWGGIDFLRQRDLGIDVDVGKRVVVVGGGNTAIDAARTSKRLGADVTLLYRRSRKEMPANEVEIIAAEEEGINFHFLAAPTRVIGNDQGVASKLEYIKMELGEPDESGRRRPVEIPGSETTLEVDTIIAAIGQKVDVSYVEESSKLEKIQYTRYKTIDANEDTCQTDIPYLFTAGDYFTGPALVVDAIGGGRRAARAIHLFVSGKDLIPQTDLQKKRIPGTEIKAIDGIIKKKRVEMPELPVDERITNFQEAELTITEEEALNEARRCLRCGLTCYWRDDEERIA; encoded by the coding sequence ATGGCAGCTGCGGTTGGTTTGTCTATAGCCTCAAGGCTCTTTTATGTATGGGAAGATCCCAAAATCGTTGAGGTAGAAGAAGCCCTTCTTGGCGCAAATTGTGGAGGCTGTGGTTATGCTGGATGTTCAGCTGCAGCGGTAGCAATTGTAAGCGGTGAGGCATCAGCCAATGTATGCATTGCTGGCGGGCCTGATATAGCCAACAGAGTCGCTGAAATAATGGGAGTCACCGTTGAGATCGGTGAGCCAGAGTTGGCCAAGATGTATTGTCTTGGTGGAGAAAGAGCTGAGGATAGATTTACTTACAACGGTATAAACGATTGCAGGGCTGCCTACTTATATGCTGGTGGAGACAAGGAATGCGAGGTGGGTTGCCTTGGATTTGGCAATTGCATAAAGGTATGCCAGTTTGGCGCTATTGAAATGGGCAAATTAGGTGTGCCTGTCTTTAATCCAGATAAATGCGTATCCTGTGGGTCCTGTGTAAAGACGTGCCCTAAAGGGATCATCTCCTTAGTGCAGACGTCAACCAAGCTATTACACCTAAACACAAATGATGAATGCCTGGCCCCCTGTAGACAGCGATGCCCCGCACAAATTGATATTCCTTCTTATATCGATGCCATTCGCTATGGAGATTATGAGAAGGCTGTACAAGTTCTAAAAGAACGAAATCCTCTTATACTTACTTGCGGTCGCATCTGCCCTCACCCATGTGAGGATTGGTGTAGGCGTGGGGAAAGCGGCCAGGATGATCCAGTAGCCATAAACATGTTAAAGCGATTTGTTGCTGATTGGGAGATGAAATCCGGCAAAAGGATAGAGATTTCATTAGCCCCAAATACCGGTCATAAAATAGCTGTGATAGGGGGCGGTCCAGCGGGATTGAGCTGTGCCTATTTTTTACGCAGACTTGGTCATGATATTACTATTTTTGAATCAATGCCTAATCTGGGTGGGATGCTTCGCTATGGCATTCCAGAATACAGATTGCCAAAGGCAATTTTAGATTGGGAGATTAAGGGAATACTCGATCTCGGAATTGAAGCGAGAACCAACGCGCGTTTTGGGGAAGATTTTGACACTGGTTTCCTACTCTCATCAGGATATAAGGCAATATTCCTGGCAGCGGGCGCATGGATAAGTTCAGACATGCGTTGTGAGGGTGAGGATATGGAGGGCGTATGGGGTGGAATAGACTTCCTAAGACAAAGGGACCTTGGAATCGATGTAGATGTGGGCAAACGTGTAGTCGTAGTAGGTGGTGGGAACACTGCCATTGACGCAGCTCGAACCTCTAAGAGACTGGGCGCTGATGTAACCCTACTCTATCGACGCAGCCGAAAGGAGATGCCGGCAAATGAGGTAGAGATTATCGCAGCCGAGGAAGAGGGTATAAATTTTCACTTTCTGGCAGCACCCACACGTGTTATTGGAAATGATCAAGGGGTTGCAAGTAAGCTGGAATACATTAAAATGGAACTCGGTGAACCCGATGAATCAGGAAGGAGAAGACCAGTTGAGATACCTGGTTCAGAGACCACCCTTGAGGTCGACACCATTATAGCTGCAATTGGTCAAAAGGTTGATGTCTCTTATGTTGAAGAGAGTTCTAAACTTGAAAAGATACAATATACACGCTATAAAACAATAGATGCCAATGAGGATACTTGTCAAACAGATATTCCATATCTCTTTACAGCAGGCGATTACTTTACTGGTCCTGCTTTGGTGGTTGATGCTATAGGCGGTGGCAGGAGAGCAGCGCGAGCAATACATCTATTTGTATCAGGTAAAGACTTAATCCCACAAACAGATCTACAGAAAAAACGTATACCAGGAACAGAAATCAAAGCAATTGACGGTATAATCAAAAAAAAGAGAGTTGAAATGCCAGAACTTCCTGTGGATGAACGCATCACAAACTTTCAGGAAGCAGAACTAACAATAACCGAGGAAGAAGCTTTGAATGAGGCAAGGCGATGTTTGAGATGCGGACTCACCTGCTATTGGCGTGATGATGAAGAACGTATTGCTTAA
- the rsxA gene encoding electron transport complex subunit RsxA, producing MEYIVLIISAVLVKNILLAEYLGNCPFVGVSKKMDTAIGMGMAVIFILTLAGLITWIVQKYALEPLDIVYLQTIIFILVIASLVQLVEMFLKKSVPPLYQALGIFLPLITTNCAVLGVAIMNIKKDHDFIEMLIFSFASAIGFTLALIMLAGLRERFEISNIPKPLQGTGIALISAGLMALAFFGFVGVDSALKAL from the coding sequence ATGGAATATATAGTACTCATAATCAGCGCTGTTTTAGTTAAGAATATTTTACTTGCAGAATATCTTGGCAATTGTCCCTTTGTTGGGGTTTCTAAAAAGATGGATACTGCAATAGGAATGGGAATGGCGGTAATATTTATCTTAACCCTTGCAGGATTAATCACCTGGATTGTTCAGAAATATGCATTGGAACCGCTTGATATTGTATATCTACAGACAATTATCTTTATTCTTGTTATTGCATCATTAGTTCAGCTCGTAGAGATGTTCTTAAAGAAATCAGTCCCACCACTATATCAGGCTCTTGGTATATTCCTGCCGCTTATCACTACAAACTGCGCAGTTCTTGGTGTTGCTATTATGAATATAAAAAAAGATCACGATTTTATTGAAATGTTAATCTTTTCCTTTGCTTCTGCTATTGGTTTTACCCTTGCACTCATTATGCTCGCAGGCTTAAGGGAGAGATTTGAAATATCAAACATCCCTAAACCCCTTCAGGGTACAGGCATTGCATTGATATCAGCAGGCCTCATGGCGCTAGCATTCTTCGGATTTGTCGGTGTTGACAGCGCTCTCAAGGCACTATAA